From the genome of SAR202 cluster bacterium:
TACGGGTCGTCTGGAGTGCTGCAAGGCCTGGTACGACGCAACCGGGACCCTCAACGGTTTTCGGGAGGCAACGGCCCTGCAAACTTTCGCACCGGAGGAGGGCGTGCAGGGCAGGGCGTACTCAACCAGGGAGCCGGTATGGATTGCCGACCTCGCGACGGCCGGCCGGGACGACGGCAGCGCAGCTGCTGCCCCCGAAAACGGCATACACGCGGCTTTCGCGTTCCCCATCCTCTCAAGGGGGCAGGTCGAGGCGGTCATCACGCTATATCTACTGGACGTCAAGCCCCGGGACGATGCGACTCTGGACCTCGTTTCAGCCGTAGCCAGACAGGTGGGAATCGCAATCGAGCGAAAGTATGCTGAGGAGGAGATCCGCCGGCTCAACCTTGAGCTTGACCGGCGGATCTCCGAGCTCCAGTCTGCCAACAAGGAGCTTGAGGCCTTCTCTTACTCGGTGTCCCACGACCTCCGAGCGCCGCTACGGGCCATCGATGGCTACTCTCAAATGCTGGAAGAGGACTTCGGCCAACGTCTTAACGAAGACGCCGCGCGGTACATTCGTACTATCCGGGACAGTGCCCGTGAGATGGGTGAGCTTGTAGACGACCTGCTCTCATTCTCGCGCCTGAGCCGCCAGGCGATGACCATCCAGGAGATCGATGTCGCTGCGCTGGTTGGCGAGGTACTGAAGGAATTTAAGGATGAGACTGCCGGAAGAGACGTGGTATTCAAGTTGGGAGACCTGCCCACTTGTTCGGCCGACCGGGCTTTGCTCAAGCGGGTCTATGTAAATCTCCTGAGCAACGCTCTGAAATACAGTCGCCGTCGGCCCAGGGCCCTGATAGAAATCGGGAGCATTCGCGACAACCCCTCCAGCCCGGCCACCTACTTCGTCAAGGACAACGGCGTTGGTTTCGATATGCGGTATTCAGAAAAACCCTTCGGTGTCTTCCAGCGCCTGCACAAGGCCGAGGAATACGAGGGCACCGGTGTAGGTCTTGCAATCGTGCAGCGCGTTGTCACCAGGCACGGCGGCAAAGTCTGGGCCGAAAGCAAGGTAGACGGAGGGGCAACGTTTTACTTCACTATCGAGGGGGTGCAGGGGGATGCCGCAGTTAAGTGACCAGGTTGTGGAGGTACTGCTGGTTGAGGACAATTCGAGCGATGAGGAGATGACTCTCCGTGCGCTCAAGAAAGCGAACGTCGTGAATGGAGTCCACGTTGTACGGGACGGTGAAGAGGCGCTGGAATACCTCTTCTTCCGCGGCCGTAACGCCAACCGCGCAGGCCGGCATGCGCCCAGGGTTGTACTCCTTGACCTGAAGCTGCCGAAGGTGAACGGTCTCCAGGTTCTAAGGGATATGAAAGCCAGCGCTGTGACGAAGACTATCCCGGTGGTGGTCCTGACATCCTCAAGTCAAGATAAGGATGTCGTGTAAAGCTACCAGCTCGGCGTGAAAAGCTATATCGTTAAACCGGTGGATTTCGCTCAATTCATGGAATCCGTCAGGCAAATAGGCTTCTTCTGGCTTTTGCTGAACCAGGTGCCTGGTTAATCAGGATGGCGGCTGGCACCGTGTCGCAATTCTCACAGAGCGGCATAGTTTTCTGTAAACACTGTCCGTAGGGTGAACTGGATCTCGCCATGCCGCACATAGACCGCCATGCCATAGAGATCCTGCTCGTGGAGGACAACCCCAGGGACGTCGAGCTCACCTTGCGAGCCCTGAGGAAGAATAACCTCTCGAACAAGATCCATGTTGTCAGGGACGGCGCGGAGGCGCTGGACTATCTCTTTTCCCGGGGCGAGTACGAGGGAAACGGGCCGGACAATTCGCCGCGCGTCGTGCTACTGGACCTGAAGCTCCCGAAAGTGGACGGCCTCGAAGTGTTGCGGATCGTAAAGGCCGACTCTCGCCTCAAGAAGCTGCCCATCGTCGTGCTGACCTCTTCAAGAGAGGAGCGAGACCTGGTTGAAAGCTATAGCCTGGGCGTGAACAGCTATATCGTAAAGCCGGTCGATTTCGACCAGTTTGTAGAGGCCGTAAAGCAGCTTGGGCTGTACTGGATTGTCCTTAACCAGGTCCCCACGCAGAATTAACAGATTGTTGGACTTGCGATGCCAATACCTCTACGAGTCCTACTCCTGGAAGACCAGCCAAGGGATGCCGAGCTGATTGTGCGCGAACTCAAGCGCGCCGGCTACGAGCCGGTATGGAAACGGGTGGAGACCGAGCAGGACTACCTGGACTCCCTTGACGAGGACCTCAACATCATCCTCGCCGACTACCGCCTGCCGCAGTTCGATGCGCTCCTGGCCCTCAACCTGCTCCAGGAGCGCAAGCTCGATATCCCGTTCATCATCGTCACCGGCACCCTCGGTGATGAAGTCGCCGCCGAATGCGTGCGCCGCGGCGCCGCGGACTACCTCATCAAGGACCGGCTCGCCCGGCTGGGCAGCTCGGTCGCCCACGTCCTGGAGCAGAAGACTGCCCAGGATGAGAGGCGCAAGGCGGAAGCCACCCTCAAGGAAAGCGAAGAGCGGTATCGCACCCTCTTCCATCAGTCGATGGATGCGATCATCGTCGCAACGCCGGGCGGTAAAGTCCCCGCCGCCAACCCCGCCGCGATCGAGCTTTTCGGCCATACCCGCCACGACCTGCTCGTCGCCAATGTCCGGGACATGTTCGCGGACCATGCGGACAGGGAGCAGGTCCAGCGTGCTGTGGAACGGCGTGGCTCCATCCGCGATTACGAAGCACGCATCGCCCGAAAGGACGGCAAGCAGCGGGACTGCCTTCTTAGCTCGGCCCTCCTGCGCGACCAGAAGGGAAGCCTCATCGGTTACCAGTGGATCGTCCGCGACATAACTGACCGCAAACAGGCGGAAGACCGCCTTCGGGACTCCAACCGGCTCGTATATGTGGGGGAGCTGGCCGCAGGCGTGGCGCACGAGCTCAATAACCCGCTCGCCAGCATCCTCGGCTTCTCGGAGCTCCTTATGGACGAGGACCTCCCGCCGAACATAACGGACGATCTCAAGCGCATACATACCGATGCCCAGAGAGCAGCCAGGATAGTCCAGGACCTTCTGTACTTCTCTCGCAAGAAGCAGCCGCAAAAGCAGCATCTGGACGTCATGGACGTGGTCAAGAAGGCGCTGGATATGAAAGCGCACGACTTCCGCGCGGGCGGCGTGCGCGTGTCCGTGGTCTCCCGCGGGGCCGGCGCCTTCACGATGGGTGACGAGCACCAGCTTATCCAGGTTCTTATCAACATCCTCACCAACGCGGAGCAGGGCATCAAGCAGGTCCGACAGAATGGCGAGATTTCCGTCAGGATCGGGCCGGCCGGCAACCGCGTGCGCGTCTCCATTACGGACAACGGGTCCGGCATTCCCCAGGAGCTGATGCGGAAGATATTCGATCCTTTCTTCACCACAAAACAGGTAAAGAGCGGCACCGGTCTGGGCCTCAGCATGTGCTACGGCATCGTTCGCCAGCACGACGGTGAGCTCTGGGCGGAGAGCCTGCCCGGCGCCGGCGCCACCTTCCACGTTGAGCTGCCACAGGCTGAAAAGCCGTCCGTGGACAGGGAGAACCCCCCCCCGAGGCAGCTGTAGCAGCCATTCAGCCGCGCCGCGTCATGGCAATCGACGACGAGGAGGCAATCAGGGACATCCTTGTCCGCCTGCTCAGCCCGGACGGCCACACCGTCGAGTGCTTTGCCAGCGCGGAAGAGGCGCTCGGCCATGTTCAGGCTAGCGCCCACGACATTATTCTGCTAGATTTAAGAATACCCGGCATTGACGGCCGGCAGTTCTATGAGCGCGTCCGGGACACGAGTCCGGGGCTGGCCGGCAAGATCGTCTTCCTTACAGGGGACACGATGAGTCCGGATACACACCAGTTCATATCCTCAACGGGCAACATCTCTTTGAGCAAACCCTTCCGAAGGGAGGACTTGCGTAAGGTAATCTTCACCGTGGCTCAGCGGACCAATACCGGAAAGTAGCGCAACAATCCTCCTAGTCGACGACGATTCGACGGTGCGGTCCGTGCTTGAGCGCGGCCTGACACAGGCAGGGTACCGCTGCCTCATAGCCGCCAACGCCCGCCAGGGCGCCGACGTCCTTAAGTCCACCGTCCCGGACCTTGTCGTCCTCGACATTAACATGCCGGGCAAGCCCGGGACCGAATTCCTCACCGAGATCCGCGCCCAGTACCCGGACGTCGCGGTAATAATGCTCACCGGCGTGGCGGATGTTTATACCGCAGTCCAGGCCATGCGCGACGGCGCGTACGACTACACCACCAAGCCTGTAAGCCTGGCCGAGCTCATTATCCGGGTCGAAAACGCCCTCTCCCGCAGGTCTCTTCAGATCGAAAACCGCTCTTATCGCGATAAGCTGGAGAGCGTGGTGGACGAACTCAACGCGGCGCTTGAGCAGCGTAACCGCGAGCTGGCAGCCCTTAACAAGCTCCTCAGCGCCCGCATGAAGCAGGGCGAGGTGGCTGAGGCGGCCTTCGTACGCCTGCAGGACGCCCTCTCCGCCTTCAGCTACGAGCTCGCCGGCCTTGCCAGCACGGTGGGTGTGACCAGGGGCGAAACGCCCGAGGTCCCGCCACGGCCTTCAGTCGCTCCCAATCCGCCCGTCCCCGACTCCAGGTAAGTCTTCTGCCTTCCCTCGCGCGAACGTGCCTTATTATCCGTTTGGATTAGTTCTCAATAGTCCTTTCGGGCAATGCCGCTTAGTCTCTTGGGCGATGTACCGGCTATAACTCATAGCTATCCTCTTCCTCATTCAATACCCGCGCCTAGTCCTGCCGACCGCCCGCACAACGGCACGGCAATCAACGTGAACAGAAAGGGGTATCGTGAGCAATGAGCAGATAGGGGTCATGGAGCAAACCGCTGAGAATTCCCATGTGCCCACTCCGGAGGAGATAGAGGCGGATGTGGAGTCCATCGCGCCGGCAGCCAACCTTGGCGTCTCTGACTTCATCAACGACCCGGTCCGCATGTACCTCAGGGAGATCGGTCGCATAGGTCTCCTCACGGCGGATGAGGAGCAGCGCCTCGCACGCAGTATGGAATCCGCAAAGCATGTGCGCGCCCTCGAGGATATTCTGAGGGCCGAAGAGGGCGGTGCTCCGTCCGCCACTTTCTGCGCACTGCGAATGCTCAGGCGCGTAGCCGCCGCTGCCCCGATTACCGAGGCGGTCGCCGCCCTTTCAGGCTGGACCGGGCCGATCACTACTCAGGATATTGTGGAGTCTCCTGAGTGGCACCGATCGCTTGACGGTGAGCTGACTGAGTCGCTCGTCGCCGCCGTTGGCTCGGCCACCGGCCGCACGCCCGACGAGGCGCGGGAAGACCTCCTGGTACTCTCACTCGACACCCGTCTGGTGCCTCCGTCCGTCCTTGCGCTCCTGCCGGAGCCAACCTCCCTGTCCGACCTGGACATCGTTTGCAGCTCGCCGGCGTTCTTCGCGGAGGCCTTGTGTCTGGAGCTGCAGCTACGCGGCTACTTTGAGCGGACCAAATG
Proteins encoded in this window:
- a CDS encoding response regulator, translating into MPESSATILLVDDDSTVRSVLERGLTQAGYRCLIAANARQGADVLKSTVPDLVVLDINMPGKPGTEFLTEIRAQYPDVAVIMLTGVADVYTAVQAMRDGAYDYTTKPVSLAELIIRVENALSRRSLQIENRSYRDKLESVVDELNAALEQRNRELAALNKLLSARMKQGEVAEAAFVRLQDALSAFSYELAGLASTVGVTRGETPEVPPRPSVAPNPPVPDSR
- a CDS encoding response regulator translates to MAIDDEEAIRDILVRLLSPDGHTVECFASAEEALGHVQASAHDIILLDLRIPGIDGRQFYERVRDTSPGLAGKIVFLTGDTMSPDTHQFISSTGNISLSKPFRREDLRKVIFTVAQRTNTGK
- a CDS encoding PAS domain S-box protein, with protein sequence MPIPLRVLLLEDQPRDAELIVRELKRAGYEPVWKRVETEQDYLDSLDEDLNIILADYRLPQFDALLALNLLQERKLDIPFIIVTGTLGDEVAAECVRRGAADYLIKDRLARLGSSVAHVLEQKTAQDERRKAEATLKESEERYRTLFHQSMDAIIVATPGGKVPAANPAAIELFGHTRHDLLVANVRDMFADHADREQVQRAVERRGSIRDYEARIARKDGKQRDCLLSSALLRDQKGSLIGYQWIVRDITDRKQAEDRLRDSNRLVYVGELAAGVAHELNNPLASILGFSELLMDEDLPPNITDDLKRIHTDAQRAARIVQDLLYFSRKKQPQKQHLDVMDVVKKALDMKAHDFRAGGVRVSVVSRGAGAFTMGDEHQLIQVLINILTNAEQGIKQVRQNGEISVRIGPAGNRVRVSITDNGSGIPQELMRKIFDPFFTTKQVKSGTGLGLSMCYGIVRQHDGELWAESLPGAGATFHVELPQAEKPSVDRENPPPRQL
- a CDS encoding PAS domain S-box protein, giving the protein MSERIQPGELSAPLAGSVAGSLQMLDAILSASPSHVYLYDSNGRYLYANTAALDALQLRPADIIGKSWRELGFPAGIMEQFEHRLRAVFESGRSLTDVTVFPVMGEIRDYEYHLSPVKSSNGETTSVVATVTDVTAQRRATAETQLLLSITQSVAEAADFHEALSLIVSGIARHIGWPCGSAWAVGPATGRLECCKAWYDATGTLNGFREATALQTFAPEEGVQGRAYSTREPVWIADLATAGRDDGSAAAAPENGIHAAFAFPILSRGQVEAVITLYLLDVKPRDDATLDLVSAVARQVGIAIERKYAEEEIRRLNLELDRRISELQSANKELEAFSYSVSHDLRAPLRAIDGYSQMLEEDFGQRLNEDAARYIRTIRDSAREMGELVDDLLSFSRLSRQAMTIQEIDVAALVGEVLKEFKDETAGRDVVFKLGDLPTCSADRALLKRVYVNLLSNALKYSRRRPRALIEIGSIRDNPSSPATYFVKDNGVGFDMRYSEKPFGVFQRLHKAEEYEGTGVGLAIVQRVVTRHGGKVWAESKVDGGATFYFTIEGVQGDAAVK
- a CDS encoding response regulator, whose translation is MPHIDRHAIEILLVEDNPRDVELTLRALRKNNLSNKIHVVRDGAEALDYLFSRGEYEGNGPDNSPRVVLLDLKLPKVDGLEVLRIVKADSRLKKLPIVVLTSSREERDLVESYSLGVNSYIVKPVDFDQFVEAVKQLGLYWIVLNQVPTQN